A single window of Coffea eugenioides isolate CCC68of unplaced genomic scaffold, Ceug_1.0 ScVebR1_2468;HRSCAF=3498, whole genome shotgun sequence DNA harbors:
- the LOC113756753 gene encoding long chain acyl-CoA synthetase 6, peroxisomal-like yields MSLEESSSTAERRLRAIQGHLISAADGLNLRQIHKNETAGEFVHGQGYSVVLPEKLQSGKWNVYRSACSPLKLVTRFPDHPEIGTLHDNFVYAVESFQDYKYLGTRIRADGTIGEYKWMTYGEAATARSAIGSGLCNHGIQSGSCIGLYFINRPEWLIVDHACSAYSYISVPLYDTLGPDAVKYIVNHAYVQAIFCVPSTLNTLLSFLSEISSVRLIVVVGGVDEHLPSLPSTSGVKVISYLKLLDQGRGNIQPFCPPKPDETATICYTSGTTGTPKGVVLSHASLIASVAGVSLNVKFHPSDIYISYLPLAHIYERANQVMSIYFGAAIGFYQGDNLKLMDDLAVLRPTIFCSVPRLYNRIYAGITNAVKNSGALKERLFNAAYHSKKQAIMNGRKPSPMWDRLVFNKIKEKLGGRVRFMCSGASPLSPDILEFLRVCFSCRVMEGYGMTETSCVISSMDEGDVSVGHVGSPNPACEIKLVDVPEMNYTSEDQPHPRGEICVRGPIIFQGYYKDEIQTREVMDDEGWLHTGDIGLWLPGGRLKIIDRKKNIFKLAQGEYIAPEKIENVYAKCKFVAQCFIYGDSFNSSLVAVVSVDPDVLKEWATSEGIKFEDLAELCNDPRARAAVLADMDAVGREAQLRGFEFAKAVTLFPEPFTLENGLLTPTFKVKRAQAKEYFAKAISDMYASLSTSDPTPQSAL; encoded by the exons ATGAGTTTGGAGGAATCATCGTCGACGGCCGAGCGGCGGCTGAGAGCGATTCAAGGACATCTAATTTCAGCCGCCGACGGTTTGAACTTGCGGCAGATCCACAAGAATGAGACCGCTGGTGAATTCGTTCATG GTCAGGGATATAGTGTAGTTCTACCTGAAAAATTGCAGTCAGGCAAATGGAATGTATACAG ATCTGCATGCTCGCCTCTGAAGCTTGTTACTAGGTTCCCTGATCATCCTGAAATTGGCACATTACATGACAACTTTGT ATATGCCGTTGAATCGTTCCAAGATTACAAGTACTTGGGTACTCGAATTCGTGCAGATGGAACCATTGGAGA GTACAAATGGATGACATATGGTGAAGCTGCCACTGCTCGATCGGCAATAGGTTCTGGGCTTTGCAATCATGGAATACAATCA GGATCCTGTATTGGACTTTACTTCATAAATAGACCAGAATGGCTTATTGTGGATCATGCTTGCTCAGCATATTCGTATATCTCAGTTCCTTTATATGACACTCTCG GTCCAGATGCTGTTAAGTACATTGTGAATCATGCTTATGTACAGGCCATTTTTTGTGTGCCAAGCACTCTGAACACA TTGTTGAGCTTCTTATCTGAGATTTCATCTGTACGTTTAATAGTG GTCGTAGGAGGGGTAGATGAGCATCTCCCATCTCTTCCTTCAACATCTGGAGTTAAAGTTATTTCGTATTTAAAACTACTTGATCAG GGTCGTGGAAATATTCAGCCATTTTGCCCTCCCAAGCCTGATGAAACTGCAACTATATGTTATACAAGTGGCACTACTGGGACACCAAAG GGTGTGGTCTTGTCACATGCCAGTTTGATTGCAAGTGTTGCAGGCGTGAGTCTTAACGTCAAGTTTCATCCCTCTGACAT TTATATTTCTTACCTTCCTCTGGCACACATCTATGAGCGAGCCAACCAAGTTATGTCAATTTATTTTGGTGCCGCTATTGGTTTCTATCAGGGG GACAACTTGAAGTTGATGGATGATTTGGCAGTTTTAAGACCAACTATATTTTGCAGTGTCCCTCGTCTGTACAACAGAATATATGCAGG GATTACGAACGCTGTAAAAAATTCTGGGGCCCTGAAGGAGAGATTATTTAATGCCGCTTACCACTCCAAGAAGCAGGCAATCATGAACG GTAGAAAGCCATCACCCATGTGGGATAGGTTGGTTTTCaataaaattaaggaaaaacttGGAGGTCGAGTCCGCTTCATGTGTTCAGGAGCTTCACCTTTGTCACCTGATATCTTGGAGTTTCTGAGGGT ATGTTTCAGCTGTCGAGTTATGGAAGGATATGGAATGACTGAGACATCCTGTGTCATAAGCTCTATGGATGAAGGTGACGTCTCAGTTGGTCATGTTGGTTCTCCAAATCCTGCTTGTG AAATAAAGCTTGTGGATGTTCCTGAAATGAATTATACTTCTGAGGATCAGCCTCATCCACGTGGAGAGATCTGTGTAAGGGGTCCCATTATCTTCCAAGGCTATTACAAAGATGAAATTCAAAC GAGGGAAGTCATGGATGATGAGGGGTGGTTGCATACTGGAGATATTGGGTTGTGGCTACCTGGAGGGCGCCTTAAGATAATTGATAG gaaaaaaaacatatttaagTTGGCACAGGGTGAGTATATAGCTCCTGAGAAGATTGAGAATGTCTATGCCAAGTGCAAATTTGTTGCTCAGTGCTTCATATATG GTGATAGCTTCAATTCCTCATTAGTGGCTGTAGTATCTGTAGATCCGGATGTGTTGAAAGAATGGGCCACTTCAGAAGGTATCAAG TTTGAAGATTTGGCAGAGCTATGTAATGATCCAAGAGCAAGGGCTGCTGTTCTAGCTGATATGGATGCTGTAGGAAGAGAAGCTCAG TTGAGGGGTTTCGAATTTGCAaaagcagtcactttatttccTGAGCCTTTTACTTTGGAGAATGGCCTTCTCACCCCGACGTTTAAG GTAAAGAGGGCCCAAGCAAAGGAGTATTTTGCAAAGGCAATATCTGATATGTATGCATCGCTTTCTACCTCTGATCCCACTCCACAAAGTGCTTTATGA